One stretch of Arachis duranensis cultivar V14167 chromosome 1, aradu.V14167.gnm2.J7QH, whole genome shotgun sequence DNA includes these proteins:
- the LOC107474863 gene encoding uncharacterized protein LOC107474863, protein MPNRQAISELVPRVKDLITEDRNWNQNLIQELFSQDVANRILSVKIQQSRDKLQWDLNKSKQYDTASGYKIGYLFYHLSLELCPNYMQQKKPWIDLWKLNLPHKIKLFIWKALYGQLPVLAQIHHRIPSISPICPFCHEATETVTHCLIDCSRIKDVWPQSYLRDCLPLQSPNDFWTWWIASTEMLNLLKNDDRNPQLLAIICWNCWKARNQLIFEGSTSMPSAILASSVKLLREIQRTPSLGRHLHEASS, encoded by the coding sequence ATGCCAAATAGACAAGCTATCTCTGAGTTGGTTCCAAGAGTTAAAGATCTAATTACTGAAGATAGGAATTGGAATCAGAATCttattcaagaattattttcccAAGACGTTGCAAACAGGATTTTGTCAGTTAAAATTCAGCAGAGTAGGGACAAATTGCAATGGGATTTGAACAAATCCAAACAATATGATACAGCTTCAGGTTACAAAATTGGCTATTTATTTTACCATCTGTCTCTGGAGCTTTGCCCTAATTATATGCAACAGAAAAAGCCGTGGATTGATCTATGGAAGTTGAACTTGCCTCACAAAATTAAGCTATTTATCTGGAAAGCTCTCTATGGCCAGCTCCCGGTGCTTGCTCAGATTCATCACCGCATCCCATCTATATCACCAATATGCCCCTTCTGTCATGAAGCCACCGAAACAGTCACTCATTGTTTGATCGATTGCTCTAGAATTAAAGATGTATGGCCTCAGAGTTATCTTCGTGACTGTCTTCCCCTTCAGAGTCCTAACGACTTTTGGACATGGTGGATTGCATCAACAGAGATGCTTAACCTGTTGAAGAACGATGACCGTAATCCTCAATTACTTGCCATCATTTGCTGGAACTGCTGGAAAGCTCGCAACCAGTTGATTTTTGAAGGTTCTACTTCAATGCCGTCTGCCATTCTAGCAAGCTCTGTCAAGTTGCTCCGTGAAATCCAAAGAACTCCCAGTTTAGGTCGTCATCTCCATGAGGCAAGctcttag